Proteins found in one Sorghum bicolor cultivar BTx623 chromosome 1, Sorghum_bicolor_NCBIv3, whole genome shotgun sequence genomic segment:
- the LOC8155312 gene encoding cytochrome P450 87A3 has translation MSSMHYFAALSVTLLGAILLLIHLAFKWTNGGRTGKEGMLPPGSRGLPLLGETLEFFAASPTLELVPFFKRRLERFGPIFRTNIIGEDLIVSLDPELNALVLQQEERGFQIWYPSSFMRVLGASNIVSALGPLHRHIRNLVLRLFGPEALRLVLLHDVQRSARDELRSWLDRPDVEVKTATSRMIFGITARKLISHDDAASGGSLCKCFDAWTKGLLSFPLCVPGTAFYKSMRGRQNVMKILKRQLDERRSAAKRKTVDFFDLVIDELNKPNPIMNENVALDLLLLLLFASHETTSIGLTAIIKFLTDNPKALQELTDEHEKIVERRVDPDSDITWEEYKSMKFTSHVIHESLRMANIAPVVFRQANHDVHIKGYTIPEGSKIMICPSAAHLNSDVYEDPLAFNPWRWKDTPEPVGGSKDFMAFGIGLRLCVGADFAKLQMAMFLHCLVTNYRWKAISKGKMMFYPGLRFPDGFRIQLLTKA, from the exons ATGTCGTCGATGCATTACTTTGCTGCTCTGTCGGTGACTCTGCTGGGAGCTATCTTGCTTCTGATCCATTTAGCCTTCAAATGGACGAACGGCGGCCGGACGGGTAAAGAAGGGATGCTGCCGCCGGGGTCGAGGGGCCTGCCGCTCCTCGGCGAGACGCTTGAGTTCTTCGCGGCGTCCCCGACCCTTGAGCTAGTGCCCTTCTTTAAGCGACGGTTGGAGAG GTTCGGGCCCATCTTTCGGACGAACATTATTGGCGAGGACCTCATCGTTTCGCTGGACCCGGAGCTGAACGCGCTGGTGCTGCAACAGGAGGAGCGCGGCTTCCAGATCTGGTACCCCTCCTCTTTCATGCGCGTCTTGGGCGCTAGCAACATCGTCTCCGCGCTCGGTCCGCTCCACCGGCACATCAGGAACCTCGTGCTCCGCCTCTTTGGGCCCGAGGCCCTCCGCCTGGTGCTGCTCCACGATGTGCAGCGGAGCGCGCGCGACGAGCTGCGGTCATGGCTCGACCGCCCGGACGTCGAGGTCAAGACGGCCACCTCCagg ATGATATTTGGCATCACGGCGAGGAAGCTGATCAGCCACGACGACGCGGCATCGGGAGGAAGCCTGTGTAAATGCTTCGACGCATGGACCAAGGGGCTGCTGTCGTTCCCCCTCTGCGTTCCCGGAACAGCCTTCTATAAAAGCATGCGG GGACGCCAGAATGTTATGAAGATACTGAAGCGGCAACTCGATGAGCGCAGGAGTGCAGCCAAGCGCAAGACCGTGGATTTCTTCGATCTTGTGATAGATGAGCTCAACAAGCCAAACCCTATAATGAACGAGAACGTCGCGTTGGACTTGTTGCTCTTGCTCCTCTTTGCAAGCCACGAGACGACGTCGATTGGACTGACCGCGATAATCAAGTTTCTTACGGACAATCCAAAAGCCTTGCAAGAACTGACT GACGAGCATGAAAAAATTGTggaaagaagggtggatccagACTCTGATATCACCTGGGAGGAGTACAAATCTATGAAATTCACATCTCAT GTTATACATGAATCCCTTAGGATGGCAAACATCGCTCCGGTGGTGTTCAGACAAGCAAACCATGATGTACACATAAAGG GATACACTATCCCAGAAGGGTCAAAGATCATGATCTGTCCATCGGCAGCTCACCTGAATTCAGACGTTTACGAGGACCCCTTGGCGTTCAATCCATGGAGATGGAAG GATACTCCTGAGCCCGTTGGTGGCTCTAAGGATTTTATGGCCTTTGGGATTGGTTTGCGGTTATGTGTTGGTGCTGACTTTGCCAAACTGCAAATGGCTATGTTCCTCCACTGCTTGGTCACCAATTATAG ATGGAAAGCCATCAGCAAAGGAAAGATGATGTTTTATCCCGGGCTGCGATTTCCGGACGGCTTTCGCATCCAGCTTTTAACAAAAGCATGA
- the LOC8155488 gene encoding cytochrome P450 87A3, whose product MKDSKYVLSEHRLISKIGMDMDYLAAPVFVTLALATLLLRLVLRWRVGELCHPRLPPGSRGLPLFGETLEFFTASPTLELLPFFKRRLERYGPIFRTSLVGEDLIVSLDPELSTRVLQEEERAFQIWYPPSFMRVLGADSIIAALGPLHRHIRALMLRLFGPESLRLVLLPDVQRSARAELRSWLRLPDVEVRAATSRMIFGVTAKKLISHDDAASEGSLWKCFDACTSGLLAFPLCVPGTAFYRCMQGRRRVMKMLKEQLGARRNEPEREGVDFFDLVIHELDKPESELNENMALDLLFLMLFASHETTSIGLTVILKFLTDNPKALQELTEEHENVQKRAGADPDSDEITWEEYKSMKFTSHVIHEALRLANIAPVVFRKTIQDVQINDYTIPQGSKVMICSSAAHLNPKVYENPSVFNPWRWKDILEPVGGSKNFMAFGGGLRLCVGADFAKLQMAIFLHCLVIKYRWEAISGGTMMFYPGLRFPDGFHIKLLPKD is encoded by the exons ATGAAAGACTCCAAGTACGTACTGAGTGAACACAGATTAATTAGCAAGATAGGAATGGACATGGATTACCTAGCTGCTCCTGTgtttgtgactttggctctcgCAACCTTGCTGCTCCGCTTGGTCTTGAGATGGAGGGTCGGCGAGCTTTGCCATCCAAGGCTACCGCCGGGATCGAGGGGCTTGCCGCTCTTCGGAGAGACGCTCGAGTTCTTCACCGCGTCCCCGACCCTCGAGCTGTTGCCCTTCTTCAAGCGACGGTTGGAGAG GTACGGGCCGATCTTCCGGACGAGCCTTGTCGGCGAGGACCTGATCGTGTCGCTCGACCCGGAGCTGAGCACGCGCGTGCTGCAGGAAGAGGAGCGCGCCTTCCAGATATGGTACCCGCCGTCCTTCATGCGCGTCCTGGGCGCCGACAGCATCATCGCCGCGCTGGGTCCTCTCCACCGCCACATCAGGGCGCTCATGCTCCGCCTCTTCGGCCCCGAGAGCCTCCGTCTGGTCCTTCTACCTGACGTGCAGCGGAGCGCGCGCGCCGAGCTGAGGTCCTGGCTCCGGCTGCCGGACGTCGAGGTCAGAGCGGCCACCTCCAGG ATGATATTTGGCGTGACGGCGAAGAAGCTGATCAGCCACGACGACGCGGCCTCGGAAGGGAGCCTGTGGAAGTGCTTCGACGCGTGCACCAGTGGCCTGCTGGCGTTCCCGCTCTGCGTTCCCGGCACAGCCTTCTACAGATGCATGCAG GGACGCAGGAGGGTGATGAAGATgctgaaggagcagctcggtgcGCGCAGGAACGAGCCAGAGCGCGAGGGGGTGGATTTCTTTGATCTTGTGATCCATGAGCTGGACAAGCCAGAATCTGAACTGAACGAGAACATGGCGCTGGACTTGCTGTTTCTGATGCTCTTTGCTAGCCATGAGACCACGTCGATTGGACTGACCGTGATTCTCAAGTTTCTGACAGATAACCCCAAAGCATTGCAGGAACTGACG GAAGAGCATGAAAATGTCCAGAAAAGAGCAGGTGCAGATCCAGACTCTGATGAAATCACCTGGGAGGAGTACAAGTCTATGAAATTCACATCTCAT GTTATACACGAAGCCCTTAGGCTGGCAAATATTGCTCCTGTAGTGTTCAGAAAAACAATACAGGATGTACAGATAAACG ATTATACTATACCACAAGGATCAAAGGTTATGATCTGTTCATCTGCAGCTCACCTGAATCCCAAGGTTTACGAGAACCCTTCAGTGTTCAACCCCTGGAGATGGAAG GATATTCTCGAACCAGTTGGCGGCTCCAAGAATTTCATGGCCTTTGGAGGTGGTCTGCGGCTATGCGTTGGTGCTGACTTTGCCAAGTTGCAAATGGCTATCTTCCTCCACTGTTTAGTCATCAAGTACAG ATGGGAAGCGATCAGCGGAGGCACAATGATGTTCTACCCAGGATTACGATTTCCAGACGGTTTTCACATCAAGCTTCTTCCAAAAGATTGA